Proteins found in one Salvia splendens isolate huo1 chromosome 10, SspV2, whole genome shotgun sequence genomic segment:
- the LOC121752899 gene encoding auxin-induced protein 15A-like yields MAIRQMLRRSLSSERRSAEVPKGHVAVYIGENEKRRFVIPVSYLNHSSFQELLFQAEEAFGFHHPMGGITIPCSEDLFVDVVSSLRKT; encoded by the coding sequence ATGGCCATCCGACAGATGCTGAGACGTTCCTTGTCTAGTGAGAGAAGGTCAGCTGAAGTCCCAAAGGGGCATGTTGCTGTTTATATTGGCGAGAATGAAAAGAGGCGCTTTGTCATTCCAGTGTCGTACTTGAACCATTCCTCGTTCCAAGAATTGCTGTTTCAAGCTGAGGAAGCATTTGGTTTCCATCACCCTATGGGCGGCATCACCATCCCCTGCAGCGAGGACTTATTCGTTGATGTCGTCTCTAGTTTGAGAAAAACATGA